A genomic segment from Corallococcus soli encodes:
- a CDS encoding M16 family metallopeptidase, whose product MAKASPRSAARAVDPILHALFDVHEATLPNGLKVRLLANHQAPVVSLYTFFQVGSRNERPGITGISHLFEHMMFNGAKKYGPKMFDKTLESNGGRSNAYTSNDMTVYYDDFSADALETVLDLESDRMRSLRISDQTLASEREVVKEERRVRVDNEIPGMMDEELGTLVYKAHAYRWPVIGWMADIENITREDCQEYFRTYYAPNNAVLYIAGDIDPKKTLALVRRYYGNIPRGPTPLPVLNAEPEQKGERRAVVRHPAQSPSVMIGFRGPAARQEDTLVLDVAQYILTKGEGSRLVKSLVYDQKACVSVMLDWSWRIDPGTVLFYLELKPDSDPAKVEALLYAELEKLAREGVTDKELQKAKNNLRADHLRELSTNSGRGHALGHYEALLGDWREGLSLPTFYASVTPEQVKAVAAKYFAPERRSVVTLQPEAGAIEPGEDADA is encoded by the coding sequence ATGGCAAAGGCATCCCCGCGGTCCGCCGCGCGCGCGGTGGACCCCATCCTCCACGCCCTCTTCGACGTTCACGAGGCAACGCTGCCCAACGGTCTGAAGGTCCGCCTGCTGGCGAACCACCAGGCCCCGGTGGTGAGCCTCTACACCTTCTTCCAGGTGGGCAGCCGCAACGAGCGGCCCGGCATCACCGGCATCAGCCACCTGTTCGAACACATGATGTTCAACGGGGCGAAGAAGTACGGCCCCAAGATGTTCGACAAGACGCTGGAGTCGAACGGCGGCCGCTCCAACGCGTACACGTCCAACGACATGACGGTGTACTACGACGACTTCTCCGCCGACGCGCTGGAGACGGTGCTCGACCTGGAGTCGGACCGGATGCGCTCGCTGCGCATCTCCGATCAGACCCTGGCCAGCGAGCGCGAGGTGGTGAAGGAGGAGCGCCGCGTCCGCGTGGACAATGAAATCCCCGGGATGATGGACGAGGAGCTGGGCACGCTCGTCTACAAGGCGCACGCGTACCGCTGGCCCGTCATCGGGTGGATGGCGGACATCGAGAACATCACCCGCGAGGACTGCCAGGAGTACTTCCGCACGTACTACGCGCCCAACAACGCGGTGCTCTACATCGCCGGCGACATCGACCCGAAGAAGACGCTCGCGCTGGTGCGCCGCTACTACGGGAACATCCCGCGCGGCCCCACGCCGCTGCCGGTGCTCAACGCGGAGCCGGAGCAGAAGGGCGAGCGCCGCGCCGTGGTGCGCCACCCCGCGCAGTCCCCGTCGGTGATGATCGGCTTCCGGGGCCCTGCGGCCCGCCAGGAGGACACGCTGGTGCTGGACGTGGCCCAGTACATCCTCACCAAGGGCGAGGGCAGCCGGCTGGTGAAGTCCCTGGTGTATGACCAGAAGGCCTGCGTGTCGGTGATGCTCGACTGGAGCTGGCGCATCGACCCGGGGACCGTCCTGTTCTACCTGGAGCTCAAGCCGGACTCGGATCCGGCGAAGGTGGAGGCCCTGCTGTACGCGGAGCTGGAGAAGCTGGCGCGCGAGGGCGTCACCGACAAGGAACTTCAGAAGGCGAAGAACAACCTGCGCGCAGACCACCTGCGCGAGCTGTCCACCAACAGTGGCCGCGGCCACGCCCTGGGCCACTACGAGGCCCTGCTGGGCGACTGGCGCGAGGGCCTGTCCCTGCCGACCTTCTACGCTTCCGTGACGCCGGAGCAGGTGAAGGCCGTCGCCGCGAAGTACTTCGCCCCCGAGCGTCGCTCGGTGGTCACCCTCCAGCCCGAAGCCGGCGCCATCGAGCCCGGCGAGGACGCGGACGCTTGA
- a CDS encoding M16 family metallopeptidase — MASRKIAAVKKTVRKAAKAAKAVRKQAASAREKVRARVPARSKPAAKAKLALVPKSAATGALKLPELHESTTSTGLKVIAAERGPLPLVSVRLVMRSGGVWDPPGKDGLADFSARLLRRGTQKLDADAISEAVEFVGASLYAGVNEDVLSVYLTTPAEHFSAMLDILGQVVREPTFPEQEVVDARERALAQFANDLDDPSSIADRAFSRLLWGDHPYGRDLGGIKRTVSTFTRDDVVRFHAERMGPRVSMLTVVGAIAPETVAAEAERAFAGWTGGPDAPTELPRKQEPLAKAGQVLLIDKPDQTQSQVRLGGPGFWLGHEDYFPATAMNIALGGGFTSRLMNEIRVNRGLTYGVSSYFDTMSAGGVFALSTFTKTASTREIIDVALEEIHGVRDGGLKPRELKDAQSYLAGLYPLRTETNESVASVIADIRMHGLGDDWVEKFRDRLRAVTPKDVARVAKKYAFADKPVIVVLGKASEVKPLLEGLGPITVVPASDYE; from the coding sequence ATGGCCTCCCGAAAAATCGCCGCCGTGAAGAAGACCGTCCGCAAGGCCGCCAAGGCCGCCAAGGCCGTGCGCAAACAGGCCGCCAGCGCCCGCGAGAAGGTCCGCGCCCGGGTGCCGGCGCGCTCCAAGCCCGCCGCCAAGGCGAAGCTCGCCCTGGTGCCGAAGTCCGCCGCCACCGGCGCGCTCAAGCTGCCGGAACTGCATGAGAGCACCACCTCCACCGGCCTGAAGGTCATCGCCGCGGAGCGGGGACCGCTGCCGCTCGTCTCCGTGCGGCTGGTGATGCGCTCGGGCGGCGTGTGGGATCCCCCGGGCAAGGACGGCCTGGCGGACTTCTCCGCGCGCCTGCTGCGCCGGGGCACCCAGAAGCTGGATGCGGACGCCATCAGCGAGGCCGTGGAGTTCGTGGGCGCCAGCCTCTACGCGGGCGTCAACGAGGACGTGCTGTCCGTCTACCTGACGACGCCCGCGGAGCACTTCTCCGCGATGCTGGACATCCTGGGGCAGGTGGTGCGCGAGCCCACGTTCCCGGAGCAGGAGGTGGTGGACGCGCGCGAGCGCGCGCTGGCGCAGTTCGCCAACGACCTGGACGACCCATCCTCCATCGCCGACCGCGCCTTCAGCCGCCTGCTCTGGGGAGACCACCCCTACGGGCGCGACCTGGGCGGCATTAAGCGCACCGTGTCCACCTTCACCCGCGACGACGTGGTGCGCTTCCACGCCGAGCGCATGGGCCCGCGCGTGTCGATGCTCACGGTGGTGGGCGCCATCGCGCCGGAGACGGTGGCGGCGGAGGCGGAGCGCGCGTTCGCCGGCTGGACGGGCGGTCCGGACGCGCCCACGGAGCTGCCTCGCAAGCAGGAGCCGCTGGCCAAGGCCGGGCAGGTGCTGCTCATCGACAAGCCGGACCAGACGCAGTCCCAGGTGCGCCTGGGCGGCCCGGGCTTCTGGCTGGGCCACGAGGACTACTTCCCGGCGACGGCGATGAACATCGCGCTGGGCGGCGGGTTCACGTCGCGGCTGATGAACGAGATCCGCGTCAACCGGGGCCTCACCTACGGCGTCAGCTCCTACTTCGACACGATGAGCGCGGGCGGCGTCTTCGCGCTGTCCACGTTCACGAAGACGGCCTCCACGCGGGAGATCATCGACGTGGCGCTGGAGGAGATCCACGGCGTGCGTGACGGCGGCCTGAAGCCGCGCGAACTCAAGGACGCCCAGAGCTACCTGGCCGGCCTGTACCCGCTGCGCACGGAGACCAACGAGTCCGTCGCGTCCGTCATCGCGGACATCCGCATGCACGGCCTGGGGGACGACTGGGTGGAGAAGTTCCGCGACCGGCTGCGCGCGGTGACGCCGAAGGACGTGGCCCGCGTGGCGAAGAAGTACGCGTTCGCGGACAAGCCCGTCATCGTCGTGCTGGGCAAGGCGTCGGAGGTGAAGCCGCTGCTCGAAGGGCTGGGCCCCATCACCGTGGTGCCTGCCTCGGACTACGAATGA
- a CDS encoding RluA family pseudouridine synthase: MSGGARILFDGAGVLVVDKPAGVLVIPGREGGPCLRDTLEAELGRKVFVVHRLDRDTSGVLVFALDAAVHRALSQAFEAGKVRKRYRALVEGRLEAPQWVDAPLVAGRKGRMRVARPDEPDAKTSRTRVRPVETFANASLVEAEPVTGRTHQIRVHLLSLGHPLLVDHQYGREAPLTGSDLGGQGSGAVLARTPLHAARVEWPALPGVAARAVEAPLPPDMLRALELLRAAG; encoded by the coding sequence ATGAGCGGCGGCGCCCGCATCCTCTTCGACGGCGCGGGGGTGCTCGTGGTGGACAAGCCGGCCGGGGTGCTCGTCATCCCCGGCCGCGAAGGCGGCCCGTGCCTGCGCGACACGCTGGAGGCGGAGCTGGGCCGCAAGGTGTTCGTGGTGCACCGGTTGGATCGCGACACGTCCGGCGTCCTCGTCTTCGCCCTGGACGCGGCCGTGCACCGCGCGCTCTCCCAGGCCTTCGAGGCGGGCAAGGTGCGCAAGCGCTACCGGGCCCTGGTGGAGGGCCGTCTGGAGGCCCCCCAGTGGGTGGACGCGCCGCTCGTGGCGGGCCGCAAGGGCCGCATGCGCGTCGCGCGCCCGGATGAGCCGGACGCCAAAACGTCGCGCACCCGGGTGCGCCCGGTGGAGACCTTCGCCAACGCCTCGCTGGTGGAGGCGGAGCCGGTGACGGGGCGCACGCACCAGATCCGCGTGCACCTGCTGTCCCTGGGCCACCCCCTGCTCGTGGACCACCAGTACGGCCGCGAGGCGCCACTCACCGGGAGCGACCTGGGAGGGCAGGGGAGCGGCGCGGTGCTGGCGCGCACGCCCCTACATGCCGCGCGCGTGGAGTGGCCGGCGCTGCCGGGCGTCGCGGCGCGCGCGGTGGAGGCCCCGCTGCCCCCGGACATGCTGCGGGCCCTGGAGCTGCTGCGCGCGGCCGGGTGA
- a CDS encoding MlaE family ABC transporter permease, whose amino-acid sequence MTTETPSKPNRLTGAFVQSVEGFGKGLIDVVATIGGVVAMGLDIFRWSVRRPYRLHNLFTQLDFVGVGSIFIVGLTGSFTGMVFALQTSTAFALFDAESLVGPTVALTLTRELSAVFAALMVTMRAGSAMCTELGTMRVSEQVDALETMAVNPVQYLLVPRVLAGLFMVPALTMLFNTTGMTGAYIVAVFGLGISPGTFLSRTQQWMSPSDVYEGLIKGAIFGLAVALICCFKGYNASGGAKGVGQATTEAMVASALSIFILDFIVGMMMH is encoded by the coding sequence ATGACCACCGAAACCCCCAGCAAACCGAACCGGCTCACCGGCGCCTTCGTCCAGTCGGTGGAGGGCTTCGGCAAGGGGCTCATCGACGTCGTCGCCACCATTGGCGGCGTGGTCGCCATGGGCCTGGACATCTTCCGCTGGAGCGTCCGGCGCCCCTACCGCCTGCACAACCTGTTCACCCAGCTGGACTTCGTGGGGGTGGGCTCCATCTTCATCGTCGGGCTCACCGGCAGCTTCACCGGCATGGTGTTCGCCCTCCAGACATCCACCGCCTTCGCCCTGTTCGACGCGGAGAGCCTGGTGGGCCCCACGGTGGCGCTGACGCTCACCCGCGAGCTGTCCGCCGTGTTCGCCGCCCTGATGGTCACCATGCGCGCCGGCTCCGCCATGTGCACGGAGCTGGGCACCATGCGCGTCTCCGAACAGGTGGACGCGCTGGAGACCATGGCCGTCAACCCGGTGCAGTACCTGCTGGTGCCCCGGGTGCTGGCGGGCCTGTTCATGGTCCCGGCCCTCACCATGCTCTTCAACACCACGGGCATGACGGGCGCGTACATCGTCGCGGTGTTCGGCCTGGGCATCTCCCCCGGCACCTTCCTGTCGCGCACCCAGCAGTGGATGTCGCCCTCGGACGTCTATGAGGGCCTCATCAAGGGCGCCATCTTCGGCCTGGCCGTGGCCCTCATCTGCTGCTTCAAGGGCTACAACGCCTCCGGCGGCGCCAAGGGCGTGGGGCAGGCCACCACGGAGGCGATGGTGGCCAGCGCCCTGTCCATCTTCATCCTCGATTTCATCGTCGGCATGATGATGCACTGA
- a CDS encoding ABC transporter ATP-binding protein, whose translation MIDIVDLHKTFGPNKVLTGINLTVPAGSTCVILGGSGSGKTVLMKHMIGLLKPDTGKVVIDGEDIVPMSVQGLQQVRRSFGMVFQAAALFDSMTVFENVAFPLRQHTSLGEDAIREKVRKRLDLMGLKPEVEGRFPADLSGGMRKRVGLARAVVLDPKVVLYDEPTTGLDPITTDSVDEMILTAQKELGVTSVVISHDIASAFNVADQIAFLSKGVIVENGPPEQLRESSQPAVQVFLQTWFGKN comes from the coding sequence ATGATCGACATCGTGGACCTGCACAAGACCTTCGGTCCCAACAAGGTCCTCACCGGCATCAACCTCACCGTGCCGGCGGGCAGCACCTGCGTCATCCTGGGCGGCTCCGGCTCCGGCAAGACGGTGCTGATGAAGCACATGATCGGCCTGCTCAAGCCGGACACCGGCAAGGTCGTCATCGACGGGGAGGACATCGTCCCCATGAGCGTGCAGGGCCTGCAGCAGGTGCGCCGCAGCTTCGGCATGGTGTTCCAGGCCGCCGCGCTCTTCGACTCCATGACCGTGTTCGAGAACGTCGCCTTCCCCCTGCGCCAGCACACCTCCCTGGGGGAGGACGCCATCCGGGAGAAGGTGCGCAAGCGCCTGGACCTGATGGGCCTCAAGCCGGAGGTGGAGGGCCGCTTCCCCGCGGACCTGTCCGGCGGCATGCGCAAGCGCGTGGGCCTGGCGCGCGCCGTCGTGCTGGACCCCAAGGTCGTCCTCTACGACGAGCCCACCACCGGCCTGGACCCCATCACCACCGACTCCGTGGACGAGATGATCCTCACCGCGCAGAAGGAATTGGGCGTCACCAGCGTGGTCATCAGCCACGACATCGCCTCCGCCTTCAACGTGGCGGATCAGATTGCCTTCCTCTCCAAGGGCGTCATCGTGGAGAACGGCCCCCCGGAGCAGCTGCGCGAGTCCTCGCAGCCGGCCGTCCAGGTCTTCCTCCAGACGTGGTTTGGCAAGAACTAG
- a CDS encoding MlaD family protein, with the protein MKKLVTPFRVGLLVIAAGAFLVTFVLFARKGGLSDRESTQVWAYFRDASGLAVRGRVQIAGIPVGEISDITLEGTRAKVWLKIRNGVDVRQDAAITKRSESLLGDYLLDLNPGTEQAPALENGGQIRRVIDTQGMEAVFESLSQITSDIQQVTGALREVLGGEKGAGSLERIVENLVRLSDSVDATVRRNTDRLDTIMANVEGVSSDVRAITQSNGAEVGRIVTNVEMITKDVREVLGTVKNIVGSGEGELKESVSSLKQTLGRLDNTLANLEDITRKVKDGEGAAGALLADEQLGQRVSEAITDVSDFTTRLTNLQTEVGLFSTYLVSQGASKNGLSLRLIPKPDKYYLLEIIDDPRGSVSTQVVQTNPPSEGDPVIQTQKVTKESFKVSLQFAKRYYFTTLRVGLIESTGGVGADLHFFDDALTLRMDAFNFTADELRYPRLRATLRAQAFDHLFVVAGMDDIINARQRDATTKRLIAGRDFFFGAGFFFTDDDLKSLIVTTGIPAF; encoded by the coding sequence GTGAAGAAGCTCGTCACGCCCTTCCGTGTGGGCCTGCTGGTCATCGCCGCCGGGGCCTTCCTGGTCACGTTCGTGTTGTTCGCCCGCAAGGGTGGGCTGAGCGACCGGGAGTCCACCCAGGTGTGGGCCTATTTCCGGGACGCCTCCGGCCTCGCCGTGCGCGGCCGGGTGCAGATCGCCGGCATCCCCGTGGGGGAGATCAGCGACATCACCCTGGAGGGCACCCGCGCCAAGGTCTGGCTGAAGATCCGCAACGGCGTGGACGTGCGCCAGGACGCTGCCATCACCAAGCGCTCGGAGTCGCTGCTGGGCGACTACCTGTTGGATCTGAACCCGGGCACGGAGCAGGCCCCCGCGCTGGAAAACGGGGGGCAGATCCGCCGCGTCATCGACACCCAGGGCATGGAGGCGGTGTTCGAGTCCCTGTCGCAGATCACCTCCGACATCCAGCAGGTGACGGGCGCGCTGCGCGAGGTGCTGGGCGGGGAGAAGGGCGCAGGCTCCCTGGAGCGCATCGTGGAGAACCTGGTCCGCCTGTCGGACTCGGTGGACGCGACGGTGCGCCGCAACACGGACCGCCTGGACACCATCATGGCGAACGTGGAGGGCGTGTCCTCCGACGTGCGCGCCATCACCCAGAGCAACGGGGCGGAGGTGGGCCGCATCGTCACCAACGTGGAGATGATCACCAAGGACGTCCGCGAGGTGCTGGGCACCGTCAAGAACATCGTGGGCAGCGGGGAAGGGGAGCTCAAGGAGAGCGTCTCCAGCCTCAAGCAGACCCTGGGACGGCTGGACAACACGCTCGCCAACCTGGAGGACATCACCCGCAAGGTGAAGGACGGCGAGGGCGCCGCGGGCGCGCTGCTCGCCGACGAGCAGCTGGGCCAGCGCGTCAGCGAGGCCATCACCGACGTCTCCGACTTCACCACCCGCCTCACCAACCTCCAGACGGAGGTGGGCCTGTTCAGCACGTACCTGGTGTCCCAGGGCGCGTCGAAGAACGGCCTGTCGCTGCGGCTCATCCCCAAGCCGGACAAGTACTACCTGCTGGAGATCATCGACGACCCCCGCGGCTCGGTGAGCACGCAGGTGGTGCAGACGAACCCGCCGTCGGAGGGGGACCCGGTCATCCAGACGCAGAAGGTGACCAAGGAGTCCTTCAAGGTCAGCCTCCAGTTCGCCAAGCGCTACTACTTCACCACCCTGCGCGTGGGCCTCATCGAATCCACCGGTGGCGTGGGCGCGGACCTGCACTTCTTCGACGACGCGCTCACCCTGCGGATGGACGCGTTCAACTTCACGGCGGACGAGCTGCGCTACCCGCGCCTGCGCGCCACGCTGCGCGCCCAGGCGTTCGACCACCTGTTCGTGGTCGCGGGCATGGACGACATCATCAACGCCCGGCAGCGTGACGCGACCACCAAGCGCCTCATCGCCGGCCGCGACTTCTTCTTCGGCGCGGGCTTCTTCTTCACCGACGACGACCTGAAGTCCCTCATTGTCACCACGGGCATCCCCGCCTTCTAG
- a CDS encoding PfkB family carbohydrate kinase yields MSLLVVGSIALDSLETPFGKKDDVLGGSATYFSTTASFFGPVQLVAVVGEDFPEAHLQFLRGRGIDLEGLTREAGRTFRWKGKYGWELNEAQTLDTQLNVFESFSPNLPQAYRETPYVFLGNIHPELQSRVLDQVKAPRLVAADTMNFWIQGSRPALLKTLQRVNLLFINDAEARQLSGEHNVVKAARAILAMGPSRVVIKRGEHGALLFDQDHIFACPAFPLSEVFDPTGAGDTFAGGFMGTLATAASDKVDGQLLRKAMVMGSVMASFTVEKFSLERLREVQRPEIHARFAEFKKLTHFDDLGPLG; encoded by the coding sequence ATGTCCCTTCTCGTCGTCGGTTCAATCGCGCTGGACTCGCTGGAAACGCCCTTCGGCAAGAAGGATGACGTGCTCGGCGGTTCGGCCACCTACTTCTCCACCACGGCGTCCTTCTTCGGGCCGGTGCAGCTGGTGGCGGTGGTGGGGGAGGACTTCCCGGAGGCCCACCTCCAGTTCCTGCGCGGGCGCGGCATCGACCTGGAGGGGCTCACCCGGGAGGCCGGTCGCACCTTCCGCTGGAAGGGCAAGTACGGCTGGGAGCTCAACGAGGCGCAGACGCTGGACACCCAGCTGAACGTCTTCGAGTCCTTCTCGCCCAACCTGCCGCAGGCCTACCGGGAGACGCCCTACGTCTTCCTGGGCAACATCCACCCGGAGCTCCAGTCGCGCGTGCTGGACCAGGTGAAGGCGCCCAGGCTGGTGGCCGCCGACACGATGAACTTCTGGATCCAGGGCAGCCGCCCCGCGCTCCTCAAGACGCTCCAGCGCGTGAACCTGCTCTTCATCAACGACGCGGAGGCGCGCCAGCTGTCCGGCGAGCACAACGTCGTGAAGGCCGCCCGCGCCATCCTGGCCATGGGCCCCTCGCGCGTGGTCATCAAGCGCGGCGAGCACGGCGCGCTCCTCTTCGACCAGGACCACATCTTCGCCTGCCCGGCGTTCCCCCTGTCGGAGGTGTTCGACCCCACCGGCGCGGGTGACACCTTCGCCGGCGGCTTCATGGGCACCCTGGCCACCGCGGCCTCCGACAAGGTGGACGGGCAGCTGCTGCGCAAGGCCATGGTCATGGGCAGCGTGATGGCCTCCTTCACCGTGGAGAAGTTCAGCCTGGAGCGCCTGCGCGAGGTGCAGCGCCCGGAGATCCACGCCCGCTTCGCCGAGTTCAAGAAGCTCACCCACTTCGACGACCTGGGACCCCTGGGCTGA
- a CDS encoding TIGR02266 family protein, whose amino-acid sequence MSENRKHARVGTHLRCWCEGENVTLYARIANLSEGGLFLRTSTPLAQGSRAQVRLSQEADTALHAEATVVWLRGGEQPVGRPPGMGLRFEALDANALASLRRIISQQQTSP is encoded by the coding sequence TTGAGCGAAAACCGAAAGCACGCGCGGGTTGGCACCCACCTGCGCTGCTGGTGCGAGGGTGAGAACGTGACCCTGTATGCGCGCATCGCCAACCTGAGCGAGGGCGGACTCTTCCTGAGGACGAGCACGCCCCTGGCGCAGGGTTCGCGGGCGCAGGTGCGGCTGTCGCAGGAGGCGGACACGGCGTTGCATGCCGAGGCCACCGTGGTGTGGTTGCGCGGAGGTGAGCAGCCTGTCGGCCGGCCCCCGGGCATGGGCCTGAGATTCGAAGCGTTGGACGCGAACGCGCTGGCGAGCCTGCGGCGCATCATCTCCCAGCAGCAGACCTCCCCATAG
- a CDS encoding metallophosphoesterase family protein, with product MRIAVISDIHSNIEALTEVLRVAEHQKVDRFVSLGDIVGYGASPNPCCELVRSVAEITLLGNHDAAVAGRMDYSYYYDAARHALDWSANVLSDENLAWLRSLPYTYRIGEVGFCHGSPIDPKAYEYIFALEQARELTPYVAELPEVTFIGHSHLCRAFAIGNGEVNDVVAQKFVLRKGYKYIVSVGSVGQPRDYDNRACFVICDTDARTVEYLRVEYDIETSAQKIFDADLALNFGKRLFLGV from the coding sequence ATGCGCATCGCCGTCATCTCCGACATCCACTCCAACATCGAGGCCCTCACGGAGGTCCTGAGGGTGGCGGAGCACCAGAAGGTGGACCGCTTCGTGTCGCTGGGGGACATCGTCGGGTATGGGGCGTCCCCCAACCCGTGCTGCGAACTGGTGCGCTCGGTGGCGGAGATCACGCTGCTGGGCAACCACGACGCCGCGGTGGCCGGGCGGATGGACTACTCGTACTACTACGACGCCGCCCGGCACGCGCTCGACTGGAGCGCCAACGTGCTCTCCGACGAGAACCTGGCCTGGCTGCGCAGCCTGCCGTACACCTACCGCATCGGGGAGGTGGGCTTCTGCCACGGCTCGCCCATCGATCCGAAGGCGTACGAGTACATCTTCGCGCTGGAGCAGGCGCGGGAGCTGACGCCGTACGTGGCGGAGCTGCCGGAGGTGACGTTCATCGGCCACAGCCACCTGTGCCGGGCGTTCGCCATTGGCAACGGCGAGGTGAACGACGTGGTGGCGCAGAAGTTCGTGCTGCGCAAGGGCTACAAGTACATCGTCTCCGTGGGCAGCGTGGGGCAGCCGCGCGACTACGACAACCGGGCCTGCTTCGTCATCTGCGACACGGACGCGCGCACGGTGGAGTACCTGCGCGTGGAGTACGACATCGAGACGTCCGCCCAGAAGATCTTCGACGCGGACCTGGCGCTGAACTTCGGCAAGCGGCTGTTCCTGGGCGTCTGA
- the asd gene encoding archaetidylserine decarboxylase (Phosphatidylserine decarboxylase is synthesized as a single chain precursor. Generation of the pyruvoyl active site from a Ser is coupled to cleavage of a Gly-Ser bond between the larger (beta) and smaller (alpha chains). It is an integral membrane protein.) produces the protein MNEQTFMKLMRVLPKSAVSSAVGLATRLPAPAPVHHWAMRAFAKAYNVDMAEAEHAFENYPTFAQFFTRGLKPGLRPVDMGKNVVVSPVDGRVSQVGYSDNGRCLQAKGIEYTVDELLGDAQAAKPFHGGAWTTLYLSPRDYHRIHAPLGGTITGYAYIPGEFWPVNPASVKNKQSLFCVNERLVTYLETPAGKVAVVKVGATCVSRIKASYEDITTHIGQPGKVHRYGAGIPVEKGGELGRFEMGSTVILCFEPKRVRWDDSLQPEAVVRMGTRIGEIV, from the coding sequence ATGAACGAACAGACCTTCATGAAGTTGATGCGTGTGCTGCCCAAGTCGGCGGTGTCCTCCGCGGTGGGCCTGGCCACGCGCCTGCCCGCGCCGGCGCCGGTGCACCACTGGGCCATGCGCGCCTTCGCCAAGGCGTACAACGTGGACATGGCGGAGGCGGAGCACGCCTTCGAGAACTACCCGACCTTCGCCCAGTTCTTCACCCGCGGCCTCAAGCCGGGCCTGCGCCCGGTGGACATGGGCAAGAACGTCGTCGTGTCGCCGGTGGACGGCCGGGTGTCCCAGGTGGGGTACTCGGACAACGGCCGGTGCCTGCAGGCGAAGGGCATCGAGTACACGGTGGACGAGCTGCTGGGGGACGCGCAGGCCGCGAAGCCCTTCCACGGCGGCGCCTGGACGACGCTGTACCTGTCGCCCCGGGACTACCACCGCATCCACGCCCCCCTGGGCGGCACCATCACCGGGTATGCGTACATCCCGGGTGAGTTCTGGCCGGTGAACCCCGCGTCCGTGAAGAACAAGCAGTCGCTGTTCTGCGTGAACGAGCGGCTGGTGACGTACCTGGAGACGCCCGCCGGCAAGGTGGCGGTGGTGAAGGTGGGCGCCACCTGCGTGTCGCGAATCAAGGCGTCCTACGAGGACATCACCACCCACATCGGCCAGCCGGGCAAGGTGCACCGCTACGGCGCGGGCATCCCGGTGGAGAAGGGCGGGGAGCTGGGCCGCTTCGAGATGGGCTCCACCGTCATCCTCTGCTTCGAGCCGAAGCGGGTCCGCTGGGACGACAGCCTCCAGCCGGAAGCGGTGGTGCGAATGGGCACGCGCATCGGGGAGATCGTGTGA